A stretch of DNA from Streptomyces sp. NBC_01197:
GCCGAGCGGGCCCGCAAGACACCTGTACGGCGTGCCGGTGAGAACACCGGCACCGGTCCGCAGCTCGGCGAGGCGGTGAACGAGCGGCTGCTGCTGCGCGGCGCCGAGCGGGACACCGTGCTCTGGGACTCCTGGCGCCGCGACGACGGGACCTGGGAGGTCCTGCTGGTCTACCGGGTCGCCACCGAGACGCACTCGGCGAGCTGGAGCTACGACCCGCCCCGCCGCCTGGTGCAGGCCATGGACGACGAGGCCCGGTCGCTGATCGGCGAGTCGGACGACTCACTGGCGGCGCCGGAGCCGAGCTTCCCGTTCGTACCGAGGATCGCCCGGCTGCCCCGCGACCGGCCCCTCGACCGTGCTCTGGACCGGCAGATGGGGCAGATGGAGCGGCCCACCGCACCGGTGCCCGCTCCGCCCGAGCCCGATGAGAGCGGCAGCGGAGAGCGGGACTCCCTGACCAGCCTGCTGGAGGCCGTACCGAGCTTCCGGGGGGACATGGTCGTGCCCGAGCGCCCCGCGCCGCCCCAACTCCCGCCGTCCGAGCCCGCGCAGGAGCCGGAGTCCGAGGAGCCGCCCGCGGCGTCCGCCGGGGCCGGTTCGGCGTACGCGGACGTGCTGATGCCACGTGCGGTGGCCGGTCACCGCGACCGGCTGACCGGGACGACGGACCGGCAGGCCGAGGCGGACGGCGTCCGCCCGGGCAGGCGTGCGGCCGTGCCGAGCTGGGACGAGATCGTCTTCGGCACCCGGCGCAAGAAGCAGGAGTAGCGGGAACAGCGGCACTGGTTGAGCCGGGGCCCGTACGCACTGCGTACGGGCCCCGGCCGCTGACAGCTCTAGGGTGTGGGCCCCGTGGCGACCGGGCGGGACTCGTCCGACGACCACTCGGACCAGGACCCCGCGTAGAGCGCCGCCCGGATCCCGGCGATCTCCAGCGCCAGCACCTCGTGCGCGCCCGACACTCCCGATCCGCAGTAGACGCCTACCTCCGCGCCCTGGTCCGCCGCCCCCAACGCGGCGAACCGCGCGGCCAGTTCACCGGCGGCCAGGAAATGCCCACCTGCTCCGGTGTTCTCCGACGTCGGGGCCGAAACCGCGCCGGGGATATGCCCGCCGACCCGGTCGACGGGCTCCACATCGCCCCGGTAGCGCTCGGCGGCGCGGGCGTCCAGCAATACGCCCTTGCGGGCCAGTTCGGCCGCACCGTCCGCGTCGAGGAGCGGCAGCGCGCCGGGCGCGGGTACGAAGTCGCCCGGTGCGGGCACCGGTGTGCGCGTGGAGAGCGACCCGGACCAGGATGCGAGACCTCCGTCCAGCACCCGGACGTCCTGGTGGCCGGTCCAGCGCAGCAGCCACCAGGCGCGCGCCGCGGCCCACCCCTGGCCGCCGTCGTACACGACGACCGGGGTGTCCGCCGAGACGCCCGCGCGGCGCAGCACCGCGCCCAGTCCGGCGGGATCGGGCAGCGGATGGCGGCCGCCCGCGCCGGGCGGACCCGCCAACTCCGTGTCCAGGTCGACGAAGACCGCGCCGGGGAGGTGGCCGGCCTCGTACTCGGGGCGCAGGTTCGGGCCGCCGAGCTGCCAGCGGATGTCGAGGAGGACCGGCGGACGGGGCCCGGCCAACTCGCTCGCGAGATCGGATGCGGTGATGATGGGTGTCATGACTGCCATCCTCGCCCAGTGTCCGGCGCACACGTAACGCCGTAGAAAAGGACGAGGAGTAGCAAAACAGGCATCCTCCTGCTGGAACGTGCAAAATGCGGCGCGGCCGGGGCGCGGCGCGCGGCAGGTGGTGGAAGCATCGGGGCGGGGGGCGGCCCACCGGCCCCCGCACGGCCACCACCGATGGTCCGAGGAGAGAGCGAAAATGACCGAGGCAGCCTCGCGGCGCAGGCCCGGAACCCCCTGCTGGGTGAGTCTGATGGTGCACGGCCTGTCAGAGACCCAGGAGTTCTACGCCGACTTGTTCGGCTGGGAGTTCGGGCCGGGTCCGGAGCAACTGGGCCCCTATGTACGTGCGCTGCTGGACGGCCGTGAGGTCGCGGGGATCGGGCAGATGCCGCCGGACCGCCACCTGCCGATCGCCTGGACGACGTATCTGGCCTCCGACGACGCCGACGCCACCGCGGAGGCCGTCAGGCACTGCGGCGGGACGGTAGGAGTTGGCCCGCTGGACGCGGGCGAGGCGGGACGGCTGGCCATAGGGTCGGACCCCGAAGGCGCGGTCTTCGGCATCTGGCAGGCGGCGGCCCACGTGGGCACCGCGGAGTGGGGCGTGCCCGGGTCCCCGGCGTGGAACGAGCTGGTGACCCGGGAGACCGGACCGGTCGGCAAGTTCTACCAGGCGGTGTTCGGTTACGAGACGGAGGCGGTCGTCCCGGCCGAGTTCGACCGTCTGACGCTGTATCTGGAGGGCCGGGCGGTCGCCTCGCTGCACGGGGCCGGCCAGGCGCTGCCCCGTGACAGGGGACCGCACTGGATGACGTACTTCGAGGTGGCGGACGTCGACGCGGCCGTGCGCCGGGTGACCGAGCTGGGCGGGCAGGTGCACCAGCCGCCGCACCAGGGCGAGATGGGGAGGCTGGCCACGGTCGCCGATCCGGAGGGCGCGGTCTTCACCGTCGTGCGGACGGAGCGCTGACGTCCTGCCGGACGCCAGTCTCCAGGCACACCCGTGCCGTTGGCGGTCTCTCCGTGGTCCGGGCCCGGGCGGCGGCCGGACCACGGGTCATCCGCGCGAGCCCGCGCGAAGCGAAAAGCGGGGCGAACGCGCATGCGAAAGCGTTCGTCATGCTGTCGGACTGAGGAATGGGGAATGGGGACTGAGGACTGAGGACTGAGGACGTCCCTGGCCTCCGGTGCCGTACCGCCCCCGGCGGAGCGAGGGACGCGCGGCTCAGGCGGAGTTGGAGGGCAGGACGTCGGGAGAGAGCGCCGCGGCCCTGACCGCGCCACTCGTCATACGCCGGCGGTGATGCTGTCGGCAGAGCACCTCGTAACCGACCTCCCCGGCCGAGCGGTCGACATCACCCACGACCACCTGCTCGCCCTCCACGACCATCGCGCCGCCCACGGTGCGGGCGTTGTGGGTGGCGCGGGCACCGCACCAGCACAACGCCTCGACCTGTAGGGACTCGATCCGGTCCGCGAGTTCGATCAGCCGCTGCGAGCCGGGGAAGAGCTTGGTGCGGAAGTCGGTCGTGATACCGAAGGCGAAGACGTCCAGTTTCAGGTCATCCACGACCCGGGCCAGCTGGTCGATCTGATCGGGCGCCAGGAACTGCGCCTCGTCGACAATGACATGGTCGACCCGGCCGCCCTTCGACATCAGGCCCACCAGATAGGCGTAGAGATCCATGCCGGGCGCCGCCTCGACCGCCTCCGTCACCAGCCCGAGGCGGGAGGAGAGCTTTCCCTGACCGGCGCGGTCGTCGCGCGTGAAGATCACGCCCTGCAGACCGCGCGCGGAGCGGTTGTGTCCGATCTGGAGCGCCAGCGTGCTCTTTCCGCAGTCCATCGTTCCGGAGAAGAACACCAGTTCAGGCATGGGGAGTCGAAGACCTTTCGGATCTGCGGGGAGGGGGGCGGCAGGCAGCGGCGCGAACGGGCGCGGTTACGAGCGCACTTCGAGCAGCGGCACCAGCTGCTCCGCCGGGGTCATCGAGCCGTGCATGCCGACCATGGCCGACTCGTGCGGCTCACGGCGGGACGCGGTGATCACCACATCGGCGTGGGCCGCGGCGACGACGTCGCCGATCCGCCCGTACACCCGCTCGTCGACCGCCGGGCCGAACCAGCCCGCCGCGATGGCCTCGTCGCGGCCCGCCACCCAGAACTGCTCGCCGAGCACCTCGCGCCAGACAGCCAGCACATCGCTGTGGGCGCCCGGGACGGCGTAGACGTGCCGGGCGCGGCCCTCGCCGCCCAGCAGGGCGACGCCCGCGCCCAGTTCCCAGTCCTCGTCGAAGTCGATGCGCGACTCCTCGTCGAACGGGATGTCGATCATGCCGTGGTCGGCGGTGACATACAGCGCCGACCGGGGCGGCAGCTGCTCGGCGAGGCGCTGGACGAGCCGGTCGACGTACATCAGCTGGCCGCGCCAGGCGTCCGAGTCCATGCCGAACCGGTGGCCCTTGGAGTCCACCTCGCTGTAGTACGTGTAGATCAACGAACGGTCGGCGGCGCCCAGTTGGTCGGCGGCCAGGTCCATCCGGTCCTCACCGGTGAGCCGGCCCCTGAAGGTGCCGCCGCTCAGCGCGATCTTGGTGAGCGGGGTGTTCTGGAAGTCGGGCGAGGAGACCTGCGCGGTGTGCACGCCCGCCGCGTCGGCGAGCTGGAAGACCGTGGGGTACGGCTGCCAGACATGCGGGTCGGTCCAGGGGCGCCAGCGCAGCTGGTTCATCAGCTCGCCGGTGGCCGGGTTGCGGGTGGTGTACCCGGTGAGACCGTGCGCGCCGGGCGGCAGTCCGGTGCCGACCGAGGCGAGCGACGTCGCCGTAGTGGCGGGGAAGCCGGCGGTGAGCGGACGGCCGGTGCCGCCGCGCGAGGCCGGCAGCAGTGAGTGGAGGTACGGGGCCTCGTCGGGGTGCGCGCGGATCTGCTCCCAGCCGAGGCCGTCGATGAGGAAGACGCAGTTCCGGTCAGCGGGTGCCAGTTCCGGGATCGCGGAGGTGAAGCCGGGAACTCCCAGCCCCGCGGCGATCGTCGGCAGCAGGTCGGCGAGCGAACCCGAGCCGTACTCCGGCACCGGGGCGGTGGAGAGGGCGAGCGGAGCGGTGTCGTCCGCGTACGGCCAGTCGGGCAGAGCCATCAGCGGCCGGCCGCCGCGGTCGCCTCGGAGAGCGCCTGGGAGAAGGCGAGGGTCTGGCGGACCGTGTCCGGGCCGTCACCCGCCTCGCTCACGCGCAGGCTCAGATCGTCGGCGGTGGAGTTGCCCGTATACCCGTGGTCCGCCTCGCAGTTGGGGTCGCCGCAAGCGGCGGGCTCCAGGTCGAGCCGGGCGACCGCGCCCCAGCCGATGGTGAGGACGACCTCACGGGGCAGGGTGCCGGGGACGTACTTCTCCGGGTTGGCCACGACCCGGCTGAGCACCACGGAGGAGATCCGGCCCAGCTTCACCGACTCGGTCGACGTGGTGGCGAACGGCGTCGGGGAGCTGCCGTCGGCGGCCTGCTCGTCAGTGTGGCTGACGATGAAACGGTTGCCCGTCAGGACGAGGACCGTGACATGGCGGCGGACCTCGTTGGAATCGAACGTCGTCTCCTGGTGCACCAGGTACGAAGAAACCGGCTCGCCGCCGACAGCGGCCTCCACCGCCTCGGCCACGAGGGCCGGGTAGTAGCCGCTGCGCTCGATCGCCGCGCGGAGCCCCTGGGTCGTTGTACCGGTCTTCGCCATGGGCTCCATCTTAGACCGATGGCCGTGGGGGGAGAGGCCCCCGGAGCAGGGCCCGCACGGGCCCGGCGCGACGGCCCCCAGCAGCTGTCGCCCTTGCCGGCCGGCCCTCAGTAGCTGGGAAGGCGGCGCGGGCCGAGGTCGCCGAGTGCGTTCGCCGGTGCGAGCCGTACTGCGGCCCCGAGCACGGAGAGGCCGTTCTGCCCGACCACTACCGGTTCGAGTGCGACGGACACCACTTCGGGATGGTCGTCCACCAGTCGCGACACCCTCAGCAGCAGCTCTTCGAGGGCCCCGGTGTCGACGGGTGCCGAGCCCCGCCAGCCGAAGAGCAGGGGCGCGGTCCTGATGCTCCTGATCAGTTCGGCCGCGTCCCGGTCGGTGGCCGGGACGAGGCGGTGGGCGGTGTCGCCGAGCAGTTCGGACGGCGCCCCGGCCAGGCCGAAGGAGAGGACGGCTCCGGCTGCGGGGTCGATCGCGGACCGTACGACGGTGTCCACGCCGCGCCCCACCATGGACTGCACCACGGGCCGGACCTCGGCCGGGCTGCCCAGCTCGGCGGAGAGTTCGGCATAGGCGCGGCGCAGCCCCGCCTCGCTCGCGATGTCGAGCCGCACGCCACCGAGATCGGGGCGGTGGCGCAGATGGGGTGCCGTGGCCTTGAGCGCGACGGGGTAGCCGAGGTGCTCCGCCGCGGCGACGGCGGTGTCCGCGTCCGGGGCGGGACGGGCCGGCAGGACGCGGATGCCGTACAGCCCCAGGAGTTCGCGGGCGTCGTCGGGCGAGAGGGCCAGGCCGCGTGTGACGTCGACGCGGGTGGTGGCGAGCAGCGCCTCGATCCGGCCGGCGGCGGCGCTCTCGTCGATGTCGTCGTACTCGGGGACCCGGCCGGGCTCGGCGGCCTCGCGGCGCCACTGCGCGTACCGGACGGCCTGGGCGAGCGCGCGCACGGCCCGCTCAGCGGCCGGGTAGGCGGGGATGCCCCGAGTGCGGGCGACGGGGGGCGTGGCGGTGGCTGCCGCACGTGCCGAGTCGGCTGTATCCGCGGTGCCGGTGCTGGTGCCGGCCGTGTCCGCTGTCTCGGCGCGGCCGGCCCGTTGGACCTCTCCCCCGGCGCTGTCCGGGGCGGTCGCCGTACCCGGGCCTGCCGTCGCGGCGGCCGTCCCGCCGCGGCCGCGCACCGTGCCGGTGGCCGCCGCCAGGGCCTCGGCTAGACCGCCGATCTCCAGATGCACCACGGCGACCGGCTTGGCGGGGCCGTCCGCGGCCGCTTCGCGCAGGGCGGCGGCCAGCACCTCGCCGTCGCCCGACTCGGTCACGCCGTTCTCGCCCACCCAGGGGATCGCCGTGATCAGTACCGCGTCGCAGCCGTCGTCCGCCAGGGCCCGGCCGAGCGCGTCGCGGAAGTCCTGGGGGGCCGCGTCCGTCGTCAGGTCGACAGGCGGGAGCGGGCGCAGGCGCTCGGTGAGACAGGCGTCGTACGTCAGCAGGCCGAGCGACTCGGAATTGCCGAGGATCGCGACGCGCGGCCCCGCGGGCAGCGGCTGGTCCGCGAGCAGCAGACCCGCGTCGACTAGTTCGGTGACGGTGTCGACCCTGATCACACCGGCCTGCCGCAGCAGCGCGGAGACCGTGGCGTCCGGGACCCGGGTGACCGGGACCGCGTGGCCGGGCGGGGCGCTGCCGCTGTGCCGGGCGCCCTTGACGACCACGACCGGTTTCACCGCCGCGGTGCGCCGGGCGAGGCGGGTGAACTTCCGGGGATTGCCGATCGACTCCAAGTAGAGCAGGGCGACATCGGTGTCCGGGTCGTCGTGCCAGTACTGGAGGAAGTCGTTCCCCGACAGATCGGCGCGGTTGCCCGCCGAGATGAAGGAGGAGAGTCCGGCGCCGCGCCGGTGCAGCGCGGAGAGCAGCGCGATGCCGATGGCGCCGGACTGGGTGAAGAGCCCGATCCGGCCGCGCGCCGGGGACTCGGGGGCCAGCGAGGCGTTCAGCCGGACTGCTTCCGCGGTGTTGATGAGCCCGAAGGCGTTCGGCCCGATGATGCGCATGCCGTACGAGCGGGCCCGGCGCAGCAGCTGACGCTGGTGCAGCAGCCCTTCGAGCCCGCTCTCCGCGTAACCGGCGGAGATCACGACGAGCCCCTGCACCCCGCTCGCCCCGCAGTCGTCGACCACGTCGGACACCTGTGCGGCCGGTACGGCGACGACCACCAGGTCGACCGCGTCCCCGGTGGCGGCGACGGATGCCACCGAGCGGTGGGCGGGGGCGCCGTCCACCTCGGTGAGGCCGTCGGGGAAGGCGCGGTTCACCGCGTAGGTGCGCCCGGTGAAGCCGGAGCCGTGCAGATTGCGCAGGACCGCCCGCCCGACCCCGCCGGGCGTGCGCCCCACTCCGACGACGGCGACGGAGCGGGGGGCCAGCAGCCGCTGCACCGACCGGGCCTCCGCGCGCTGCTCGCGGGCGCGCTGGACGGCGAGGGACGCCTCGGTGGGTTCCAGATCGAAGGTGAGGTGGACCGAGCCGTCCTCGAAACTGCGCCGCTGCTCGTACCCTGCGTCCGTGAAGACCTTGATCATCTTGTTGTTGGCGGGCAGCACTTCAGCGGTGAAGCGGCTGACCTCGCGCTCCCTGGCGACCGCCGCGATGTGTTCGAGCAGCGCGGAGGCCACACCGCGCCCCTGATGCGCGTCCTGGACGAGGAAGGCGACCTCGGCCTCGTGCGCGCCGGTCCGGTCGTAGCGGACGGTCGCGATGAACTCGCCGCCGACGGTCGCCGCCAGACCCACCCGGTCGACGTAGTCGTGATGGGTGAAGCGGTGGACGTCCTTGGCGGAGAGCCGGGGGTACGGAGCGAAGAAGCGGTAGTACTTCGACTCGGGCGAGACCAGCTCGTAGAAGCTGACGAGCCTGTCGGCGTCCTCGGCGGTGATCGGCCGGATCCGCGCGGTACCGCCGTCGCGCAGCACCACGTCCGCTTCCCAGTGGGCCGGGTACTCCTGGTGCGGGTTCTCCTCCAGCGGGGGCTGCATGCTGAAAGCGTACGGGTCGCGGTGGTACGGGGAGCGGTGCAGTCTGGGATCCGGCAGAGCCGTCCCACGCCCCGCCCGTGCAAGACTGGTCTGGACGACTTTCGCAGAACTCGAAGGGCAACACCATGGCTGAGCGTCGCGTAAAGGTCGGCTGGACCGAGGGCCTGCACGCCCGGCCGGCCTCCATCTTCGTCCGTGCCACCACCGCTTCCGGCGTCCCGGTGGCGATCGCGAAGAACGGCACCGACCCGGTGAACGCGGCGTCGATGCTCGCCGTTCTCGGACTGGGCGTGGAGGGCGGCGAGGAGATCGTGCTCACCTCGGATGTGGACGGCGCCGACGCCGCTCTGGACCGGCTGGCCAAGCTGGTCGCCGACGGGCTCGACGAACTCCCCGAGACCGTCTGAGCGAGTGTCCGGCCCGGCACGCACCGGGCCCGGGCGACGGGAAGCACGTCCCCGCCGCCCGGCAACCCAGCATGCCGATGTGTGCGACTGTGCGGGAAACGGCTCAGACGACTATGACCCGGCGCCCGCGGGTGTGACCGGCCTGGCTGTCGGTGTGCGCCGCCGCGGCCTCGGCGAGCGTGTACGACTTCTCGACCGGGATGTGCAGCTTTCCCCGCGAGATGAGGCCGGCGGCCTCCGCGAGCGCGTCCGGCACGCTCCCGGCCACGCCGGAGAACCGGACACCGAGCGCCGGCGCACCGAGATCGGCGATGGAGATCACCTTCTGCGGGTCCCCGGTCAGCTCGACCAGCTCGCCGATCACGCCCGAGCCGGCCAGATCGAGAGCCGCGTGGACCTGCCCGAGCTGCCGCACCCTCTCGGCCCAGCCCTCGCCGTAGGTCGTGGCGACGGCACCCAGGCTCCGCAGATAGTCCTGGTTCGCGGCCCCGGCCGTGCCGATCACAGTGATGCCCCGGTCGCGGGCGATCTGCAGCACCGCCGAACCGACTCCCCCGGACGCACCGCTGACCAGCAGCGTCTGCCCGGGCCGCACCCCGGTCTCGCGGATGATGCGCAGCGCGGTCTCCACCACTGAGGGGTACCCGGCCGCCTCTTCGAACGTCAGCGTCTCGGGCATCCGACCCCAGGCCGACAGCACGGCGAACTCGGCGTAGGTGCTCGCCCCTTCGCCGAACACGTGGTCGCCGACCTCGACCCCTTCCACGCCCTCGCCGACCTCGTCCACCACACCGGCGGCGTCCAGCCCGACCCCGGAGGGCAGTTCGGTCGGGTGGGCCCCCAGGACCTGTCCTTCCCGGACCCGCCAGTCGACGGGGTTCACACCCGCCGCCCGCACGGCGATGCGTATCCGGCCGGGGCCCGCGTGGGGCTCCTCGGCGTCTATGAGTTGCAGAACGTCCGGACCGCCGAATTCGGCGAAGATCACTTTCTTCATGCGACCGAACGTAGCACTAACCGTTAGTGTTTAACAACAGCTCCGGTTTTGCACCTGATAGCATCAGTCCATGACCGTGCCGCCCGGCCGCCGTGAGCGCAAGAAGGCCGCGACCCGCCAGAAGATCGCCGACACCGCCCTGCGGCTCTTCCTGGAGCGCGGGTACGACGCGGTGGGCATCCGCGATGTGGCCGCCGAGGCCGACGTGGCCGTCACCACGCTCTTCTCCCACTTCGCCTCGAAAGAGGCCCTGGTGTTCGAGCGGGACGACGACTTCGAGCAGCGCCTCACCCAGGCGGTCACCGGCCGGACGCCGCAGGAGCCGCTCATCCCCGCACTGCGCCGCGAGATCCAGGCCCAGGTGCGACACTGCACGGCCGACAGCGCCGCGCCGATCTGGCACATGATCGACGAGTCCCCCGCCCTGCGGGAGTACGAGGAGTCGATGAGGCTGCGTCACGCGGAGTCGCTGGCAACAGTCATCGCCGCCGATCCCGGCCTGTCACAGACCACAACGGCCTGCCGGACGATCGCGAGGTTCGCCGTCGACGCCTATTCGCTGGCCCGCGAGGCGGCCGATCCGCAGGCCGCGGTGGACGAGATCTTCCGGATGATCGAGGCGGCCTGGGAGGT
This window harbors:
- a CDS encoding TetR/AcrR family transcriptional regulator — translated: MTVPPGRRERKKAATRQKIADTALRLFLERGYDAVGIRDVAAEADVAVTTLFSHFASKEALVFERDDDFEQRLTQAVTGRTPQEPLIPALRREIQAQVRHCTADSAAPIWHMIDESPALREYEESMRLRHAESLATVIAADPGLSQTTTACRTIARFAVDAYSLAREAADPQAAVDEIFRMIEAAWEVT
- the sepH gene encoding septation protein SepH is translated as MPELRVVAVSNDGTRLVLKAADSTEYTLPIDERLRAAVRNDRARLGQIEIEVESHLRPRDIQARIRAGASAEEVAQMAGIPVDRVRRFEGPVLAERAFMAERARKTPVRRAGENTGTGPQLGEAVNERLLLRGAERDTVLWDSWRRDDGTWEVLLVYRVATETHSASWSYDPPRRLVQAMDDEARSLIGESDDSLAAPEPSFPFVPRIARLPRDRPLDRALDRQMGQMERPTAPVPAPPEPDESGSGERDSLTSLLEAVPSFRGDMVVPERPAPPQLPPSEPAQEPESEEPPAASAGAGSAYADVLMPRAVAGHRDRLTGTTDRQAEADGVRPGRRAAVPSWDEIVFGTRRKKQE
- a CDS encoding VOC family protein: MTEAASRRRPGTPCWVSLMVHGLSETQEFYADLFGWEFGPGPEQLGPYVRALLDGREVAGIGQMPPDRHLPIAWTTYLASDDADATAEAVRHCGGTVGVGPLDAGEAGRLAIGSDPEGAVFGIWQAAAHVGTAEWGVPGSPAWNELVTRETGPVGKFYQAVFGYETEAVVPAEFDRLTLYLEGRAVASLHGAGQALPRDRGPHWMTYFEVADVDAAVRRVTELGGQVHQPPHQGEMGRLATVADPEGAVFTVVRTER
- a CDS encoding NADP-dependent oxidoreductase, coding for MKKVIFAEFGGPDVLQLIDAEEPHAGPGRIRIAVRAAGVNPVDWRVREGQVLGAHPTELPSGVGLDAAGVVDEVGEGVEGVEVGDHVFGEGASTYAEFAVLSAWGRMPETLTFEEAAGYPSVVETALRIIRETGVRPGQTLLVSGASGGVGSAVLQIARDRGITVIGTAGAANQDYLRSLGAVATTYGEGWAERVRQLGQVHAALDLAGSGVIGELVELTGDPQKVISIADLGAPALGVRFSGVAGSVPDALAEAAGLISRGKLHIPVEKSYTLAEAAAAHTDSQAGHTRGRRVIVV
- a CDS encoding HPr family phosphocarrier protein; this translates as MAERRVKVGWTEGLHARPASIFVRATTASGVPVAIAKNGTDPVNAASMLAVLGLGVEGGEEIVLTSDVDGADAALDRLAKLVADGLDELPETV
- a CDS encoding alkaline phosphatase family protein, which encodes MALPDWPYADDTAPLALSTAPVPEYGSGSLADLLPTIAAGLGVPGFTSAIPELAPADRNCVFLIDGLGWEQIRAHPDEAPYLHSLLPASRGGTGRPLTAGFPATTATSLASVGTGLPPGAHGLTGYTTRNPATGELMNQLRWRPWTDPHVWQPYPTVFQLADAAGVHTAQVSSPDFQNTPLTKIALSGGTFRGRLTGEDRMDLAADQLGAADRSLIYTYYSEVDSKGHRFGMDSDAWRGQLMYVDRLVQRLAEQLPPRSALYVTADHGMIDIPFDEESRIDFDEDWELGAGVALLGGEGRARHVYAVPGAHSDVLAVWREVLGEQFWVAGRDEAIAAGWFGPAVDERVYGRIGDVVAAAHADVVITASRREPHESAMVGMHGSMTPAEQLVPLLEVRS
- a CDS encoding thymidine kinase; protein product: MPELVFFSGTMDCGKSTLALQIGHNRSARGLQGVIFTRDDRAGQGKLSSRLGLVTEAVEAAPGMDLYAYLVGLMSKGGRVDHVIVDEAQFLAPDQIDQLARVVDDLKLDVFAFGITTDFRTKLFPGSQRLIELADRIESLQVEALCWCGARATHNARTVGGAMVVEGEQVVVGDVDRSAGEVGYEVLCRQHHRRRMTSGAVRAAALSPDVLPSNSA
- a CDS encoding sulfurtransferase, giving the protein MTPIITASDLASELAGPRPPVLLDIRWQLGGPNLRPEYEAGHLPGAVFVDLDTELAGPPGAGGRHPLPDPAGLGAVLRRAGVSADTPVVVYDGGQGWAAARAWWLLRWTGHQDVRVLDGGLASWSGSLSTRTPVPAPGDFVPAPGALPLLDADGAAELARKGVLLDARAAERYRGDVEPVDRVGGHIPGAVSAPTSENTGAGGHFLAAGELAARFAALGAADQGAEVGVYCGSGVSGAHEVLALEIAGIRAALYAGSWSEWSSDESRPVATGPTP
- a CDS encoding bifunctional acetate--CoA ligase family protein/GNAT family N-acetyltransferase, with amino-acid sequence MQPPLEENPHQEYPAHWEADVVLRDGGTARIRPITAEDADRLVSFYELVSPESKYYRFFAPYPRLSAKDVHRFTHHDYVDRVGLAATVGGEFIATVRYDRTGAHEAEVAFLVQDAHQGRGVASALLEHIAAVAREREVSRFTAEVLPANNKMIKVFTDAGYEQRRSFEDGSVHLTFDLEPTEASLAVQRAREQRAEARSVQRLLAPRSVAVVGVGRTPGGVGRAVLRNLHGSGFTGRTYAVNRAFPDGLTEVDGAPAHRSVASVAATGDAVDLVVVAVPAAQVSDVVDDCGASGVQGLVVISAGYAESGLEGLLHQRQLLRRARSYGMRIIGPNAFGLINTAEAVRLNASLAPESPARGRIGLFTQSGAIGIALLSALHRRGAGLSSFISAGNRADLSGNDFLQYWHDDPDTDVALLYLESIGNPRKFTRLARRTAAVKPVVVVKGARHSGSAPPGHAVPVTRVPDATVSALLRQAGVIRVDTVTELVDAGLLLADQPLPAGPRVAILGNSESLGLLTYDACLTERLRPLPPVDLTTDAAPQDFRDALGRALADDGCDAVLITAIPWVGENGVTESGDGEVLAAALREAAADGPAKPVAVVHLEIGGLAEALAAATGTVRGRGGTAAATAGPGTATAPDSAGGEVQRAGRAETADTAGTSTGTADTADSARAAATATPPVARTRGIPAYPAAERAVRALAQAVRYAQWRREAAEPGRVPEYDDIDESAAAGRIEALLATTRVDVTRGLALSPDDARELLGLYGIRVLPARPAPDADTAVAAAEHLGYPVALKATAPHLRHRPDLGGVRLDIASEAGLRRAYAELSAELGSPAEVRPVVQSMVGRGVDTVVRSAIDPAAGAVLSFGLAGAPSELLGDTAHRLVPATDRDAAELIRSIRTAPLLFGWRGSAPVDTGALEELLLRVSRLVDDHPEVVSVALEPVVVGQNGLSVLGAAVRLAPANALGDLGPRRLPSY
- a CDS encoding DUF5998 family protein, with the translated sequence MAKTGTTTQGLRAAIERSGYYPALVAEAVEAAVGGEPVSSYLVHQETTFDSNEVRRHVTVLVLTGNRFIVSHTDEQAADGSSPTPFATTSTESVKLGRISSVVLSRVVANPEKYVPGTLPREVVLTIGWGAVARLDLEPAACGDPNCEADHGYTGNSTADDLSLRVSEAGDGPDTVRQTLAFSQALSEATAAAGR